A single window of Rhodococcus jostii RHA1 DNA harbors:
- a CDS encoding arabinosyltransferase domain-containing protein: MPDALTTSVSDAEPTSPPARQDRRSEYRTARLIAIVTGLIGFVLAVATPFMPVQQTTAAVNWPENGVVGDLEAPLMSQVPVDLSAAIPCSAVAGLPPQGGILLATAPAQGEGAALNAMFVRVSDKSVDVLDRNVTIATAPREQVQSGACTEIRITSNIDATSAEFVGLTTPTGDPIAGSLTGDLRPQVVGVFSDLRDGAAPAGLSFTMNVDSRFSSSPTLIKLVAMIVALLATAVALVALGRLDGTDGRGHRNFLPSHWWKFTGLDTIVVGTLVLWHFIGANTSDDGYLLTMARVSDHAGYMANYFRWFGVPEAPFGWYYDVLAAMAKISTASPFMRLPALVAGILCWMVISREVAPRLGRSVRRNKVALWTGGLVFLAFWLPYNNGLRPEPIVALGALLTWCSIERSIATGRLLPAAVAVLIGAFTLAAAPTGLMCVAALLAGARPLVRIVVKRHRQVGTLPLLAPIAAAGTIVLVVVFADQTVAAVMEATRVRTLIGPNLEWYKDFLRYYYLFVPTVDGSVARRFAFLTMILCLLTTLFILLRRKRIPGAATGPSWRLLGVVFGTIFFMMFNPTKWTHHFGAYAGIAGSLAALTAVAVSASALRSRRNRTIFLAGLLLMLALTFAGINGYWYVSSYGVPWFDKTVSIGGRQSNTFFLVLFGLAVALAAWQYLREGFAAPPARANTEKGRRIRKFAAAPLTVIAGIMVLFEVLSLLKGAVSQYPAYSLARSNFDSLTGQTCGLAEDVLVEGDTNGGNLTPINDPAQPLANPADPLGGADPVGFSPNGVPSDLTADYVEVKQGMGNTDNQSVGPSFETGSSAGTSGGTGNVGVNGSTAKLPFGLDPGTTPVMGSYQEGVQEPATLSSSWYALPERSDDAPLIVMSAAGRIWSVDSTGALTYGQSLLLEYGKRQPDGTVQAQGTYLPKDIGPAPSWRNLRVPISELSPDADSVRIVANDPNLTGDQWLAFTPPRVPKLETLNSTIGSSQPVLLDWAVGLQFPCQRPFDHQYGVAEMPNYRILPDRPLAVSSTDTWQSPENGGPLGFTELLASATAIPTYMRDDWGRDWGSLERFDRYYPDATAATVDTETATRSGLWKPGTLRVYSSP, from the coding sequence GTGCCCGACGCTCTGACAACTTCCGTCTCCGACGCCGAACCCACTTCGCCGCCTGCTCGCCAGGACCGGCGGAGTGAGTACCGGACCGCTCGTCTGATCGCCATCGTCACCGGACTCATCGGGTTCGTGCTGGCAGTGGCCACTCCGTTCATGCCGGTGCAGCAGACCACCGCAGCGGTGAACTGGCCGGAGAACGGCGTCGTCGGCGACCTCGAGGCACCGCTGATGTCGCAGGTCCCGGTCGATCTGTCGGCCGCGATCCCGTGTTCCGCCGTGGCCGGGCTCCCCCCGCAGGGCGGAATCCTGCTGGCCACCGCCCCCGCACAGGGCGAGGGTGCGGCATTGAATGCGATGTTCGTGCGGGTATCGGACAAGTCCGTCGACGTGCTCGACCGCAACGTCACCATCGCGACGGCGCCGCGCGAACAGGTGCAGTCGGGCGCCTGCACCGAGATCCGTATCACGTCGAACATCGACGCGACGTCCGCCGAGTTCGTGGGTCTGACCACTCCGACCGGTGACCCGATTGCCGGTTCCCTCACCGGTGACCTCCGCCCGCAGGTGGTGGGCGTGTTCAGCGACCTCCGCGACGGGGCGGCGCCGGCAGGCCTGTCGTTCACGATGAACGTCGACTCCCGGTTCTCGTCGAGCCCCACGCTGATCAAGCTCGTCGCCATGATCGTGGCCCTCCTCGCCACGGCCGTCGCCCTGGTCGCTCTCGGCCGCCTCGACGGCACGGACGGGCGCGGGCACCGCAACTTCCTTCCGTCGCACTGGTGGAAGTTCACCGGACTCGACACGATCGTCGTGGGCACGCTGGTGCTGTGGCACTTCATCGGCGCCAACACGTCCGACGACGGCTACCTCCTCACCATGGCCCGAGTCTCCGACCACGCCGGTTACATGGCCAACTACTTCCGCTGGTTCGGTGTCCCCGAGGCGCCGTTCGGCTGGTACTACGACGTCCTGGCCGCGATGGCGAAGATCTCGACGGCCAGCCCGTTCATGCGACTGCCCGCCCTCGTCGCCGGCATCCTGTGCTGGATGGTGATCAGCCGGGAGGTCGCTCCGCGCCTCGGCCGGTCCGTCCGGCGCAACAAGGTCGCGCTGTGGACCGGCGGACTCGTCTTCCTCGCGTTCTGGCTGCCCTACAACAACGGCCTGCGGCCCGAGCCCATCGTGGCGCTCGGCGCCCTGCTCACGTGGTGCTCCATCGAGCGTTCCATCGCGACCGGACGCCTCCTCCCCGCGGCTGTCGCCGTCCTGATCGGCGCGTTCACGCTCGCGGCCGCCCCGACGGGACTGATGTGTGTGGCCGCCCTGCTCGCCGGCGCCCGTCCGCTCGTCCGGATCGTCGTCAAGCGCCACCGCCAGGTGGGGACGCTGCCGCTGCTGGCTCCGATCGCAGCCGCGGGCACGATCGTCCTGGTGGTGGTGTTCGCCGACCAGACCGTCGCCGCGGTGATGGAGGCCACCCGGGTCCGCACCCTGATCGGCCCGAACCTCGAGTGGTACAAGGACTTCCTGCGCTACTACTACCTCTTCGTCCCGACCGTCGACGGTTCCGTGGCTCGCCGCTTCGCGTTCCTGACGATGATCCTGTGCCTGCTGACGACGCTGTTCATCCTGCTGCGCCGCAAGCGGATCCCCGGCGCCGCCACCGGACCGTCGTGGCGTCTGCTCGGTGTCGTGTTCGGCACGATCTTCTTCATGATGTTCAACCCCACCAAGTGGACCCACCACTTCGGGGCGTACGCGGGCATCGCCGGCTCCCTGGCCGCACTCACCGCCGTCGCCGTGTCGGCGTCCGCGCTGCGGTCGCGCCGCAACCGCACGATCTTCCTCGCCGGCTTGCTCCTCATGCTGGCCCTGACGTTCGCGGGAATCAACGGCTACTGGTACGTCTCGAGCTACGGCGTGCCGTGGTTCGACAAGACGGTCTCCATCGGCGGCCGCCAGTCCAACACGTTCTTCCTCGTCCTGTTCGGGCTGGCCGTGGCACTGGCCGCCTGGCAGTACCTGCGTGAGGGATTCGCCGCGCCACCTGCCCGCGCCAACACCGAGAAGGGCAGGCGGATCAGGAAATTTGCGGCCGCCCCGCTCACCGTCATCGCCGGCATCATGGTGCTGTTCGAAGTCCTCTCACTCCTCAAGGGCGCCGTCTCCCAGTACCCGGCGTACTCGCTGGCACGGTCGAACTTCGACTCCCTCACCGGGCAGACGTGCGGACTCGCCGAGGACGTGCTCGTCGAAGGCGACACCAACGGCGGAAACCTCACGCCCATCAACGATCCCGCGCAGCCGCTGGCGAACCCCGCCGACCCGCTCGGCGGAGCCGATCCCGTCGGCTTCTCCCCCAACGGGGTGCCGTCCGACCTGACCGCCGACTACGTCGAGGTCAAGCAGGGCATGGGCAACACCGACAACCAGAGCGTCGGGCCCAGCTTCGAGACCGGATCGAGCGCCGGAACCAGCGGCGGCACCGGCAACGTCGGCGTCAACGGCAGCACCGCCAAGCTGCCGTTCGGACTCGACCCCGGCACCACACCCGTCATGGGCAGCTACCAGGAAGGCGTGCAGGAACCGGCGACGCTGTCGTCCAGCTGGTACGCACTCCCCGAGCGCAGCGACGACGCCCCGCTGATCGTCATGTCCGCCGCAGGACGCATCTGGTCGGTCGACTCGACCGGCGCCCTCACCTATGGTCAGTCACTGCTCCTCGAATACGGCAAGCGTCAGCCCGACGGCACCGTGCAGGCCCAGGGCACCTACCTGCCCAAGGACATCGGACCCGCACCGTCGTGGCGCAACCTGCGCGTCCCGATCAGCGAACTGTCCCCCGACGCCGACTCCGTGCGGATCGTCGCGAACGATCCCAACCTCACCGGCGACCAGTGGCTGGCCTTCACCCCGCCGCGGGTTCCCAAGCTCGAGACCCTCAACTCGACGATCGGCAGCTCACAGCCGGTTCTGCTGGACTGGGCCGTCGGACTGCAGTTCCCGTGCCAGCGTCCGTTCGACCACCAGTACGGTGTCGCGGAGATGCCGAACTACCGCATCCTCCCCGACCGCCCGCTGGCCGTCAGCTCCACCGACACCTGGCAATCCCCGGAAAACGGTGGCCCCCTCGGCTTCACCGAACTGCTCGCCAGCGCCACGGCCATCCCCACCTACATGCGGGACGACTGGGGCCGCGACTGGGGCTCCCTCGAGCGCTTCGACCGGTACTACCCGGACGCCACCGCGGCCACGGTCGACACCGAGACCGCCACCCGATCCGGACTGTGGAAGCCGGGCACCCTGCGGGTGTACAGCAGCCCGTAA
- the pks13 gene encoding polyketide synthase Pks13 (Pks13 is a key enzyme in mycolic acid biosynthesis.): MAEKDDDQVGASEATGNVTGSTGDMTVAQLREWLRNWIADATGQPVGQITDDRPMEEFGLSSRDAVALSGEIEELVGVTLTATVAYQHPTIASLATRIIEGEPEQLDDSADAAYYASAPTSDAHDIAIVGLASRFPGAGKTPAEMWQMLAEGRDGISDLPEGRWEEFTSDPQIKAAVEKANTQGGYLDDVKTFDAEFFAMSPLEVANVDPQQRLAMELTWEALEHARIPASDLKGEQVGVFIGSSANDYQLLAVSDPVHAHPYALTGTSTSIVANRVSYFYDFRGPSIALDTACSSSLVAVHQAVRSLRSGESDLALAGGVNMLVAPPATLGFDQLGVMAPDGRIKAFSSDADGMIRAEGGGLVVLKRLEDAERDGDEILAVIAGSAVNQDGRSNGLAAPNPDAQADVLRHAYRDAGINPAGVDYIEAHGTGTILGDPIEADALGRVVGRGRADDKPALLGSAKTNFGHLEAAAGAAGLIKVVLSMQEDTLPPTLNFAGPNPYIAFDKAHLQVIPEGAAWPRYTGTAVAGVSGFGFGGTNAHVVVREYTGPAADDAAEITEPAVPAEESVAEAVEPTVVLAVSGALPSRRRRAAADLADWLETEEGSTTPLADVARSLARRNHGRSRAVVLAKTRSEAVTGLRAIAAGKPGQGVFSADSPSSKGAVWVLSGFGSQHRKMAKQLYLENPVFAAAIDEVDALIEDEAGYSMKEKFLDDAIDYDVETSQVGIFTIQIGLAALLRHHGAQPEAVVGHSMGEAAAAYISGGLPLEDAVRVICARSRLMGEAEATLEGDDIRLMALVEYSASEIETVLTDFPHLEVCVYAAPTHTVIGGPEPEVNAIVARAEGEEKMARVLKTKGASHTSQVDPLLGELAAELAGIEPTKLKLGVYSSVDQDTYYRAGHEPIHREEYWTKGLRHSVYFTNAVRLAVGSGHTTFVELAPNPVALMSVAATAFDAGLHDMQLIQTLKRKEDEPLGVLAALAQLYVHGHAVDLSSLLPEGDFASVPRTAWIRKPYWVETRIDSSGNTRVPGAHVSLPDGRHVWEVQAGAVTDLPALVTAAASQVLSDVTLAASVLHAHTPAEGTLTTTLNPHPGGASLQVHAKSGPSFTLLFDAAVTSGAALPEPVVAPPVQSTSPVEELPEVVEDIGEKWDPNGSQTLEDRLALIVAESMGYAPEDLPAEIPLIELGLDSLMAVRIKNRVEYEFDIPQLQLQAVRDANLMEVGKYLRYAVENREEVQALADKQKAEKEAEEAAEADRDAEADRDAEAARDSEFDASPLDAEDTSVEAEAEAILAATPVPETAAAPEAAAVDSKEAFADATGSDVPPRDAAERLTFATWAVVTGESAKGIFNTLPILNDETAEKLAVRLSERANGEITFDDVLDSTTIEELANVVRGFLEDSGKIDGLVRALRPRPEGSDAVPVFVFHPAGGSTVAYEPLLKRLPEGTPMYGFERTEGPIEVRAAEYLPLIREIQGDGPYVLYGWSLGGVLAYAVAKLLRESGADVRIVGLIDTVMAGEKVEDTPDEIRKRWQRYAAFAKKTYNVDYPLPYDKLAAAESDEEQIKILTELLKLSGTKIPGGIIEHQRTSWLDNRAIQTAELAQYDGDVVLYMADRYHDDVMNLEPAFKTRKPDGGWGDAVKNLEIIHVGGDHIQIVDEPYIAKVGADLTKKLAAIQAAGTGAHQ, from the coding sequence ATGGCTGAAAAAGATGATGACCAGGTCGGGGCGAGCGAAGCGACGGGGAATGTCACCGGCAGCACAGGTGACATGACGGTCGCGCAGCTACGCGAGTGGCTGCGTAACTGGATTGCCGACGCAACAGGGCAACCGGTCGGTCAGATCACCGACGACCGCCCGATGGAAGAGTTCGGTCTGTCGTCTCGCGACGCAGTCGCGCTCAGTGGCGAGATCGAGGAACTGGTCGGCGTCACGCTCACCGCGACCGTCGCCTACCAGCACCCCACCATCGCGTCGCTGGCCACCCGCATCATCGAGGGCGAACCCGAGCAGCTCGACGACTCGGCCGACGCCGCGTACTACGCGTCGGCGCCGACGTCGGATGCGCACGACATCGCGATCGTGGGTCTGGCTTCCCGTTTCCCCGGTGCGGGTAAGACTCCTGCCGAGATGTGGCAGATGCTCGCGGAGGGCCGCGACGGCATCTCCGACCTGCCCGAGGGTCGCTGGGAGGAGTTCACCTCCGACCCGCAGATCAAGGCGGCCGTCGAGAAGGCCAACACGCAGGGCGGCTACCTCGACGACGTGAAGACCTTCGATGCGGAGTTCTTCGCGATGTCTCCGCTGGAGGTCGCGAACGTCGACCCGCAGCAACGCCTCGCGATGGAACTGACGTGGGAGGCACTCGAGCACGCTCGCATCCCGGCCAGCGACCTCAAGGGTGAGCAGGTCGGTGTGTTCATCGGCAGCTCGGCCAACGACTACCAGTTGCTCGCGGTCAGCGACCCCGTCCACGCGCACCCGTATGCGCTGACCGGTACGTCGACGTCCATCGTCGCCAACCGGGTTTCGTACTTCTACGACTTCCGCGGGCCGTCGATCGCCCTCGACACGGCGTGCTCGTCGTCGCTCGTCGCGGTGCACCAGGCGGTCCGCTCGCTGCGGTCCGGTGAGTCGGATCTCGCGCTCGCCGGCGGCGTCAACATGCTCGTGGCGCCCCCCGCCACGCTGGGCTTCGACCAGCTGGGTGTGATGGCCCCCGACGGCCGCATCAAGGCGTTCTCCTCCGACGCCGACGGCATGATCCGCGCCGAGGGCGGCGGTCTCGTGGTCCTCAAGCGTCTCGAGGACGCCGAGCGTGACGGCGACGAGATCCTCGCCGTCATCGCCGGCAGCGCCGTCAACCAGGACGGCCGCTCCAACGGTCTCGCGGCCCCGAACCCGGATGCGCAGGCCGACGTCCTGCGCCACGCCTACCGGGACGCGGGCATCAACCCCGCCGGCGTCGACTACATCGAGGCGCACGGCACCGGCACCATCCTCGGCGACCCCATCGAGGCCGACGCGCTCGGACGCGTCGTCGGGCGTGGACGCGCCGACGACAAGCCCGCGTTGCTCGGCTCGGCCAAGACCAACTTCGGTCACCTCGAAGCCGCCGCGGGCGCCGCGGGCCTGATCAAGGTCGTGCTGTCGATGCAGGAAGACACCCTGCCGCCGACGCTGAACTTCGCCGGACCCAACCCGTACATCGCGTTCGACAAGGCGCACCTGCAGGTCATTCCCGAGGGTGCGGCGTGGCCGCGCTACACGGGCACGGCCGTCGCCGGTGTGTCCGGCTTCGGTTTCGGTGGCACCAACGCGCACGTCGTCGTGCGCGAGTACACCGGACCTGCCGCGGATGACGCGGCCGAGATCACCGAGCCCGCTGTTCCCGCCGAGGAATCGGTGGCCGAGGCCGTCGAGCCGACGGTCGTTCTCGCCGTGTCGGGTGCGCTGCCGTCGCGTCGTCGCCGTGCCGCCGCCGATTTGGCCGACTGGCTGGAGACCGAAGAGGGCAGCACCACTCCGCTCGCCGACGTCGCGCGCTCGCTCGCCCGCCGCAACCACGGCCGCTCGCGTGCCGTCGTCCTGGCGAAGACCCGCTCCGAGGCCGTGACCGGGCTCCGCGCCATCGCCGCCGGAAAGCCGGGGCAGGGTGTGTTCTCGGCGGATTCGCCGTCGTCGAAGGGCGCCGTCTGGGTCCTGTCGGGCTTCGGTTCGCAGCACCGCAAGATGGCCAAGCAGCTCTACCTGGAGAACCCGGTCTTCGCGGCCGCCATCGACGAGGTCGACGCGCTGATCGAGGACGAGGCCGGCTACTCCATGAAGGAGAAGTTCCTCGACGACGCGATCGACTACGACGTCGAGACCTCCCAGGTCGGCATCTTCACCATCCAGATCGGTCTGGCGGCCCTGCTGCGTCACCACGGCGCCCAGCCCGAGGCCGTGGTCGGACACTCGATGGGTGAGGCTGCCGCCGCGTACATCTCGGGTGGTCTGCCGCTCGAGGACGCGGTGCGGGTGATCTGCGCCCGGTCCCGCCTCATGGGAGAGGCCGAGGCCACGCTGGAGGGCGACGACATCCGTCTGATGGCGCTCGTCGAGTACAGCGCGTCCGAGATCGAGACCGTTCTCACCGACTTCCCGCACCTCGAGGTCTGCGTGTACGCGGCGCCGACGCACACCGTGATCGGTGGCCCCGAGCCCGAGGTCAACGCCATCGTCGCGCGCGCCGAGGGCGAGGAGAAGATGGCCCGCGTCCTCAAGACGAAGGGCGCCAGCCACACCTCCCAGGTCGATCCGCTGCTGGGCGAGCTGGCCGCGGAACTGGCGGGCATCGAGCCGACCAAGTTGAAGCTGGGCGTGTACTCGTCGGTCGACCAGGACACGTACTACCGCGCCGGCCACGAGCCGATCCACCGCGAGGAGTACTGGACCAAGGGTCTGCGCCACAGCGTGTACTTCACCAACGCCGTCCGCCTCGCCGTGGGCAGCGGGCACACCACGTTCGTGGAGCTGGCGCCCAACCCGGTAGCCCTGATGTCCGTCGCCGCCACCGCGTTCGACGCCGGTCTGCACGACATGCAGCTCATCCAGACGCTCAAGCGCAAGGAGGACGAGCCGCTCGGTGTTCTCGCAGCGCTCGCGCAGCTGTACGTGCACGGGCACGCCGTCGACCTGTCGTCGCTGCTCCCCGAGGGCGACTTCGCGTCCGTTCCGCGGACCGCGTGGATCCGCAAGCCGTACTGGGTGGAGACCCGCATCGATTCCAGCGGCAACACCCGCGTCCCCGGTGCGCACGTGTCGCTGCCCGACGGCCGCCACGTGTGGGAGGTCCAGGCAGGCGCGGTCACCGACCTGCCCGCACTGGTCACCGCCGCCGCGTCGCAGGTGCTGTCGGACGTGACGCTCGCCGCGTCCGTTCTGCACGCCCACACTCCGGCGGAGGGCACGCTCACCACCACGCTCAACCCGCATCCGGGTGGCGCGTCGCTGCAGGTGCACGCGAAGAGCGGCCCGAGTTTCACGCTGCTGTTCGATGCCGCCGTCACGTCCGGTGCGGCGCTTCCCGAACCCGTCGTCGCGCCGCCGGTGCAGTCGACCTCCCCGGTGGAGGAGCTGCCCGAGGTCGTCGAGGACATCGGTGAGAAGTGGGACCCGAACGGTTCGCAGACCCTCGAGGATCGTCTGGCGCTGATCGTCGCCGAGTCCATGGGCTACGCCCCGGAAGACCTGCCCGCCGAGATCCCGCTCATCGAGCTGGGCCTCGACTCGCTGATGGCCGTCCGCATCAAGAACCGCGTCGAGTACGAGTTCGACATCCCGCAGCTGCAGCTGCAGGCGGTCCGGGACGCGAATCTGATGGAGGTCGGCAAGTACCTGCGCTACGCGGTCGAGAACCGCGAAGAGGTGCAGGCGCTGGCCGACAAGCAGAAGGCCGAGAAGGAAGCGGAGGAGGCCGCGGAGGCCGACCGTGACGCAGAGGCCGACCGTGACGCAGAGGCCGCTCGTGACTCCGAATTCGATGCGTCCCCGCTCGACGCCGAGGACACGTCCGTGGAGGCCGAGGCCGAGGCGATCCTCGCGGCCACCCCGGTGCCGGAGACGGCCGCGGCTCCCGAGGCGGCCGCCGTGGACAGCAAGGAAGCGTTCGCCGACGCGACCGGTTCCGACGTTCCGCCGCGCGACGCCGCCGAGCGCCTGACGTTCGCCACGTGGGCCGTCGTCACCGGCGAGTCCGCCAAGGGCATCTTCAACACGCTGCCGATCCTGAACGACGAGACGGCTGAGAAGCTGGCGGTGCGGTTGTCGGAACGCGCGAACGGTGAGATCACGTTCGACGACGTCCTCGACTCCACCACCATCGAGGAACTCGCCAACGTGGTGCGTGGATTCCTCGAGGATTCCGGCAAGATCGACGGGCTGGTCCGCGCGTTGCGGCCTCGCCCGGAAGGATCCGACGCCGTCCCCGTGTTCGTGTTCCACCCGGCCGGTGGTTCGACCGTCGCGTACGAGCCGCTGCTGAAGCGTCTGCCCGAGGGCACGCCGATGTACGGGTTCGAACGCACCGAGGGTCCGATCGAGGTCCGGGCGGCGGAGTACCTGCCGCTGATCCGCGAGATTCAGGGTGACGGACCGTACGTGCTGTACGGCTGGTCGCTGGGCGGTGTGCTGGCCTACGCGGTGGCGAAGCTGCTGCGTGAGTCGGGCGCGGACGTTCGCATCGTCGGCCTGATCGACACGGTCATGGCCGGTGAGAAGGTCGAGGACACCCCGGACGAGATCCGTAAGCGCTGGCAGCGGTACGCCGCGTTCGCGAAGAAGACGTACAACGTGGACTACCCGCTGCCGTACGACAAGCTCGCCGCGGCGGAGAGCGACGAAGAGCAGATCAAGATCCTGACGGAACTGCTCAAACTGAGTGGCACGAAGATTCCGGGTGGAATCATCGAGCACCAGCGCACGTCGTGGCTCGACAACCGGGCCATCCAGACCGCCGAGCTCGCGCAGTACGACGGCGACGTCGTCCTGTACATGGCCGACCGCTACCACGACGACGTGATGAACCTGGAGCCCGCGTTCAAGACCAGGAAGCCGGACGGCGGCTGGGGCGACGCGGTGAAGAACCTGGAGATCATCCACGTGGGCGGCGATCACATCCAGATCGTCGACGAGCCGTACATCGCGAAGGTCGGTGCCGACCTCACCAAGAAGCTGGCGGCGATCCAGGCCGCCGGAACCGGAGCGCATCAGTGA
- a CDS encoding acyl-CoA carboxylase subunit beta has product MTTTTAEKLAELREKLETAKEPAGEQAIAKRAKKGIPSARERIDMLLDPGSFIEVGGLMRQPGDPGALYSDGVVTGHGTVEGRPVAVFSHDQTVFGGSVGEMFGRKVAAIMEFAAKIGCPCVGINDSGGARVQDAVTSLAWYAELGRRQEPLSGMCPQISMILGKCAGGAVYAPINTDVLVATEESYMFVTGPDVVRKITGEDVSLEELGGARNQAQYGNLHHVAADEKAAFEWVRKYLSFLPSSCMEKPPVVNPGLEPDITDSDRDLDTFIPDADNAGYDMHDILLRIFDDGEFHEIGGQVALNIITGFARVDGRTVGVIANQPLVAAGALDAQASDKAAHFIRICDAFDIPLVFAVDTPGFLPGLEQERIGVIKRGGRFIFAFVTATVPKVTVVIRKAYGGAYAVMGSKQLGADINFAWPTARIAVMGAEGAVDLIGRRQIEAAGENAPAVRRQLINFYNENIATPYIAAERGYIDAVIEPATTRLEIRKALTMLRDKKVQRNPRKHDLMPL; this is encoded by the coding sequence GTGACAACCACGACCGCAGAGAAGCTTGCCGAACTGCGCGAAAAGCTCGAAACGGCAAAGGAACCCGCGGGCGAACAGGCTATCGCCAAGCGCGCGAAGAAGGGCATTCCGAGTGCGCGCGAACGCATCGACATGCTGCTCGACCCGGGAAGTTTCATCGAGGTCGGCGGCCTGATGCGCCAGCCCGGTGATCCGGGTGCCCTGTACAGCGACGGCGTCGTCACCGGCCACGGGACCGTCGAGGGACGCCCGGTCGCGGTGTTCTCGCACGATCAGACCGTGTTCGGCGGTTCCGTCGGCGAGATGTTCGGCCGCAAGGTCGCCGCGATCATGGAGTTCGCCGCCAAGATCGGCTGCCCCTGCGTCGGCATCAACGACTCCGGTGGAGCGCGTGTGCAGGACGCGGTGACGTCGCTGGCCTGGTACGCGGAGCTCGGCCGTCGGCAGGAACCGCTGTCGGGTATGTGCCCGCAGATCTCGATGATCCTCGGCAAGTGCGCGGGCGGTGCGGTGTACGCGCCGATCAACACCGACGTCTTGGTGGCCACCGAGGAGTCGTACATGTTCGTCACCGGACCCGACGTGGTCCGGAAGATCACCGGTGAGGACGTCAGCCTCGAAGAACTCGGCGGCGCCCGGAACCAGGCCCAGTACGGCAACCTGCACCATGTGGCGGCCGACGAAAAGGCTGCGTTCGAGTGGGTGCGCAAATACCTCAGCTTCCTGCCGTCGAGTTGCATGGAGAAGCCGCCGGTGGTCAACCCGGGTCTCGAACCGGACATCACGGACTCCGACCGCGACCTCGACACGTTCATCCCGGATGCCGACAACGCCGGCTACGACATGCACGACATCCTGCTGCGGATCTTCGACGACGGTGAGTTCCACGAGATCGGTGGGCAGGTGGCGCTGAACATCATCACCGGCTTCGCCCGCGTGGACGGGCGCACGGTCGGCGTGATCGCCAACCAGCCGCTGGTCGCGGCCGGCGCGCTGGACGCCCAGGCCTCGGACAAGGCCGCGCATTTCATCCGCATCTGCGACGCCTTCGACATCCCGCTGGTATTCGCGGTCGACACGCCCGGGTTCCTCCCCGGCCTCGAACAGGAGCGGATCGGTGTCATCAAGCGTGGCGGCCGGTTCATCTTCGCGTTCGTGACGGCGACGGTCCCGAAGGTGACCGTCGTGATCCGCAAGGCGTACGGCGGCGCGTACGCCGTCATGGGCTCGAAGCAGCTGGGCGCCGACATCAACTTCGCGTGGCCGACCGCCCGCATCGCGGTGATGGGCGCGGAGGGTGCTGTCGACCTCATCGGGCGCAGGCAGATCGAGGCCGCGGGTGAGAACGCTCCCGCCGTCCGCAGGCAGCTGATCAACTTCTACAACGAGAACATCGCGACGCCGTACATCGCGGCGGAGCGTGGCTACATCGACGCCGTCATCGAGCCCGCCACCACCCGGCTCGAGATCCGCAAGGCGCTGACGATGCTGCGCGACAAGAAGGTGCAGCGCAACCCGCGCAAGCACGATCTGATGCCTCTGTAG